The genomic stretch TGACTGTGTactattgaaaattttaaaattctttttcatccTAAATATAAATTCAcagttatgtatatatacatgtataactttttatttttaaacagaaaagtcTTTAAATTAGTATGTTTCAAGGGGGAAAAGATCTAGATCCATTCCTGCTGAAATATATGGTTTATATCAATATTTAGGCATTTTGAATGTTTAATTTAGTATGCTATCTTTCCTCTCATTTGCTTATCTATATGCATTAATTCATTCCACCATTTTGGTATGATAGAGTATAGAAAGCATTGAAAACATTTACTTGAACATTTATTATATCTTATATACTGTCAacttatttcttgaattttttaatggaatattttaatataacactgcgatattcaaatatttcagtGATAAGTGCCGACCTCTTCGTTTCATAAAACTTGCACGAGAAGTCAATAAAACAAAGTGGAACTGCTCTGATTGAAGATAGTGAAGCTGCTTTAGCGCAATCCACTTgtattcttttcctctccccctgGGTTTCTCTGCAATGAACATATCGAAATCTGCAAGCAGATTTTCAAATGAAGGAGTAATtgaagttcaaaatatttaaccaGTTAAAATACAAGATAGAATCATATAATGTGATGCTCAGGGTTATGTTGCACAGCTACCAGGTAGAAACTGCTGGGAACCCACCACAAGGTCCAAACCTACAGTTTGGAGCAACTGAGTCAGGAGCCACCCTGTGGCAGTTGGCAGAATTCTAGGAATCAGCTAATTTGGGGTGTCCATTTAGCCAGTCTGATCCAGGGAATGGGGATGGGAGGGACTGGAGGAGGCAGTAGTGGGCACTGGGGGAGCCACTTCTACCCGTCTTTCCTAGAAATTGTCTGCTGTTTCTCCATTGATACCCCTCTGCTTTCGGGTCCCTTCCTCTTTCACAAGTAAGAGCCAAGTGTTGCGAGAGCTGCTCTCCTGGGCTTTCCAGGTGAATAGATAATGCTCTGGTTAAGCAAAGGAATTCCTGATGCCAATACCAATCCTACCACAACACTGACTGTTGTAACCTTCTTGGTCTCCACGTCACGATTCTCTCAGATTAGCTGGTAGGCAGAAGACAGTCATGAAAGCTTTTTGGGTATTTAAGATAGGTAATCTGCGCTATTTTTTAGTGCAATTGAAATGTGCTTTAGCCTCATGTTCAACGCATTCCACACTCAGGTCCATATCACCTTTATAGTCACACAACCTCCCAGGCATGCATTGAACATACATTTTAATCCCTAGCCCTCTGTGTCCTTGATCATATTGATTCTTCTGagattattccattttatgtgaGCGAGAGGTGGCATGTTATCTGAAAGATGTCTGCCCACCATATGTAGCAGTGGTTCCACGTGattagaaactgaaaataacgTAGTATCAATTTAGGCTCACAAACTTGAATTTTGGAATATTTAAGAATGTCATTCCTGATCTTATTCTAGGCATTTTCAAACTTCTTATGAATATTAATGAGTAACTGGGAGGGTAAAAAGGTAGGTGAGATGTCTTTATTAGCATCAATGTATTATGACTGAGTAACAATAATAGTCAAAAACGTGTGTGTAGAAATAGTTTCTATGTACATAGAAtcctttttgttataaaattataagactaaatataaagaaagtaaatttatttttgaatatctTATTTTAGGTCAATGGAATTAAGGACAATCTTGTAAATGAACATTTTTCCTgggatttattttctccttaagaAAGGTAGAGAGATTCTGTCCTATCAAAGCAGGAATCTAGGGGTCTGCAGTTTCTAAAAGTCTTGTTCCTGCTTGCAGATGCTCTCCTGAAGTAGAAGTCCTCTTTCTGAGCTCTTCTCAACTGAAATGTTGGCACATTTATTTTACTATCAGATAGATGGTTTATCTAAATAGGTATAATTGTGTTGATTACATCTTTTgcttctgtatatatatttgcCTGTATGTTATCagatttaatggaaaattttcttgAGAAAATTTGTGATGTACCATTATATCCTCTAAAAGGAGCATCATTTGGAGTTAGGGTAGTTGTGTACCCAGTTTTCTTTCACAGGTTATTCTGTGAAACACACAATTTTCATTTTAGCTAatattgcagaaatcaaacggaTATAAATAATCTCCGGGAGCAAATATCCATTGTTGCAGTAGTGATATAACTTATTTAAGTACATAAGATGTAATAATGCCAGTTCTAATTTGGAAACTTACATAGCTGGATCATATTTAACACCCTGTATCCCCAAAACAAGTTATAAATCTTGGAAACAAACCTTACTTTGAGTATTGTATTATTTGATTAGACATAACGTCCAGTGCCTTCCAAAATCAAAGTGAAGCAGTTTGAGGAATAAGGATCTTTTAAAAGCCACtataaaaaataaggtaaatattTTTCACCCACCTCTAATGGAGAATCTGCTTCAAGTTCTTGGTGAGAATCTCTATGTGGCTGTGGCAGTGAGAGTTTATGGGGCTCTATAAACCTTTGAGACCCTAACTCCGACACACAGGTGATTCTAAGATCCCCAAATTGCCTTTTACATCCTTGGGGAAGATGCCACCCGAGATTGTCCCCTTAACCAGATCTTCCTCTAGGAGTTCAACCAGATACCCCTTGAGTCTTCTCTGTGGCAGTCTGACCTATATTATTGAAGTTACTTatgtattattcccattttgcaattTTACCATCACACAATGAAAATGATATGTCAGTAAATGTTAGTATTCTTtcctggaaaattttaaatgaagaaaatagtaCTACTTAAAAAGGTCACAACACATTGCCATTTTcctcaatgtttttttttttttttttcccaaatgatgATGcatatatgtaaagcatttatcCAGCAACACATCATTAGAATGTGGGAAACATCCCACatcattcattttagaaataaaaagttatattatACCACGTTATTAGCACAAGGCTACTTAGTACAGCATTTTGTTATagtggcaaaagaaagaaaaacctacaaacaacaaaatgtccatcaattaaACGATGGCCAAATGCAAAGTGATTGATCTACACTCCCCAATTGTATGCtgtcattagaaattaaaaaataaaataatgtctctTCACCAAGTAAGATGCTGATGGTGAATTCAAATAAGAAAGTTACAGggaaaatgatttattaaaacCCTTTCTATATGGATGATACTCAAGAATGCtatcaatattttttaactttacttGTGGATTgtgaaaactaatgaaaataatagaatttgggaaagaaaaatacacatgaccaaaaaagtttttgcagtataatataaaatgttgctttagaaaataaaatttattcagagCAATAAGGATACATAGGGACAGGATCTGAAGTTACCAtggtaaacaaaattgatataATTAAAGAATCTAATTTTgaatttctcctgttttgttcaatttgttttatttcttttttattttaaaaattaaaaatattcaagctTTATTAAGGTTacaattgataaataaaaattaaatatatttcaggcATACAACAATGTtttgatacatatgtatatattatgaaatgattataataatcaggctaattaacacatccattacctcacattgttttcttttctttctttctttctttctttctttctttctttctttctttctttctttctttctttctttctttctttcttttgtgatgAGAAAACTTAAGATCCactcttaataaaataaactccAGTACcttaaaaaagggaagaaatgaaaaaaaaatacatagggcTGGGATAAAGAGATGCTGGTTCATGTACTGGTTTAATTCCCCACAATTTTTACTTGGAAAACGAGAGTAGATTGAAACAAGCATGATTGGGGTAGTGTATATatcataaaaatctaaaaaatgcCTACTCAAACAACAAAGAGAATACTAAGGTGTAAGGAATCTATATATTTTCTAAGTAGGTACGCAAAGTAGGTGCAACACTGTGTTAGCACAAAGTCCATGCAAAATAGTCTGTGTACACAAGCTCATGAAGACAAAATAGACATCAATGGAAATGCAAGTAACTCTGGGTTGTGTCAATTATCTTTACTCTTTGTTATCACTGCTATAGATTTTTCAAAACATTGTATCAGTTCAGTAGATGACCAGTTAACTCATTTATCTTGAGTTTGCCAATCCAAAGTCAGCTTGTTTATCAGGAGGCTATCATAAACCAAAGTTGACTATAATGTGGAGATCTGTGAAGAGGGACCCAGAATTAGCcaacatttttttcacagttcCTACTAAAAAAAGTCATCCCGAATGCCCACTCTGTCCttgagatagaaaatattaactcaatccgatttgaatattttattctgtggTGGCatgctttatttcttatttagcCTAGATTCTTGAAACAGTTTGCTCATGCTGTGTTATAATTGATCACAAATTTACTTACTTTCTTGCCTCCTACCTTGCCTGTGCATTCTTCGTAGTTcaatcttatttatctttaaacaGTGACTGCTATAAGATATATATTGCTAATTTTCTGATAAGTTTTACATACTTAAgactttctttttatctctgcAAGTCTAAGTTCAACCAAAAATTTGCTAGATTTGCCTTATTTCTAAACTATATAATTTCCAATATGACCTAGAAAATAACTTGCAACTTAAACTATTTGGCTACAATATTTGTTTATCTAATTGAAGCAAAGAAGAGTACAGGTGTTACCATAACCCAGGTTGACTGCTTTGTCACTTGTGAGTCAGTAATGGAGAGACAAGGCTGGTGGAAAGAAAACGagttttattcaaaatgccaacattctgggaggatggtggACTCCTATCCCAAAGACCATCTTCTCATTCCCAGCACAGCCAAAAGGTTTTATAAACATGTaagaagaggcagaacaaaggaaacagGGAGTTGGTCTGGCAATTCCTGGGCAATGAGGTTTGAAgaaggggaaacaaacaaacaaacaaacaaaacactttccAGAGCCTGGTTTGTTTCAAAGTCAAAGTCATCTCAGTGTCTGTTGTAGGAGTGGATCTCAGTGCAGGACTGTAATCAGTGTCCTGAAGGTTAGGCAGATTTATGAGGTATGCCTATAGCCTTGAGAAAACAGAGCCGTTAAAACCAGTAGTTCTGCAAATTAGCGAGGTTTGCATTCAGCCTTGGAAAAACAGGGTCATTAAAGCCAGTAGGAGgtgagggaagcaaagaaaaaaagttttaaaagttctacGCTAAATTACATTGTTAAATTGAACTAAACTAGAGAGTTAAAACTTGACACTCTCCCTCCTTGACACCAGGGAGATAGAAGAGGTATGTTTTATCCATAAGTAGAGGAAAACTTAATCTGGTAAAACATTTCTATGTTTTGATGCTATAATTGGACTGACAGAATATTAAACAAAGACCCACCTTTGCAACTGAATATTCAGATATTAAGCGGAGATTTTGCACCGATTAGTTAAAGTTCTCCTCAGAGcatcttttacctctttgttCCTTAGGCTGTAAATCAATGGATTCAGCATAGGGATCACCAGGGTGTAAAATACAGAGGCCATTTTATCAATAGCAAAAGTATGGCTGGATTTGGGTTGTAGGTAAATAAACAATAATGTCCCATAGAACACTACCACCACTGTCAGATGGGAGCTGCAGGTGGAGAAAGCTTTGTATCTGCCTTCCGTTGAGTTCATTCTGAGAATggccacaaaaataaatatgtaggaTACAAGAACAATCAAGAGGGAAGAGAGTAAATTACAGCCTGAAAAGATCAAAATGATCAATTCTAGTTCGTGTGTATCAGAACAGAGCATGGATATCAAAGGGAGGCAGTCACAGTAAAAATAACTGATGATGTTAGAGCCACAGAAGGTCAGCTTAAATAACttaattgtgagaaataatgacACAAATGTGCTGTAGATATAGGGAGTAAGTATCAGCACCCAGCACACTTTCTCTGCCATGACGACCACATAGAGCAATGGTTTGCAGATGGCTACATAACGATCATAGGCCATTGCTGATAGAATAAAGAGTTCCGTGATGATGAAAATCTCAAACAATGCTAGCTGGGTGGCACACCAATTGTAGGAAATTGTATTTTTGTGCACTACAAAGTTTACCATCATTTTTGGGCCAATGACAGTAGAGTAACCAAGATCAGAAATCGACAAATGTCTGAGGAAAAAGTACATGGGAGTATGTAGCTTGGAGTCCAAATGGGTCAAGATAACCATGCCCAGATTGCCCATCACTGTGACCAAGTATATGACCAGGAAGATTCCAAAGAGAGGTGCCTGCAGCCCAGGGTTGTCAGTGATTCCCATGAGAATAAATTCAGTCACCTGGGTCACTGCAGTATGATTGTGTTTCTCCATATAGTTCTTGGTAACCTGTATAAGGTATAAAATCAATACTTACTAGATTTGAAATGTtatcttctaaaataatttaatgcatGATGTATGAGATGTTTTCTTCATATCAAATTATAAATAGAGACTCCTCTTTCCATTAGGCTAAAACCATATATTTTAGTGTAAATGCCTGACAACTAGCTTATTTGATTATAATGTAAGTTTCTGACATCAAGCTTTTGATTGTCGGGACATCTATTTCAATGACATCCATCTGGAATAAATGTATTGCCAGCTGCATAATTAGATAAAGAGTTAGGTGCACCACCTGCAAAGCTCCCTTTCACAAAGCCCTAGGTGACCTAAACAACTGATGCTTGAATAATACTGCTTTTCCTTTCCCACACTTTAATTTTGGTCTCaggttttaaattcaccaataaagagtaaACCTAGGCACTCCAACCTTAGCCCCAATAAAGGCAGAACCCCAGATCCATATGCTTTCTGGTGGGAAGTGTCTGGGGGCTTGTCACAAGTATTAAGGCCAGAGGTGTGTGCCCTCAAGCATTCCGAGTTGATAGCATCACTATTCATAGGCTGAGACTGACATAAAACACACATTCATTGAAATTTTGGTAAAGTGTGCTTTAAAGGTGCAAGATATTTTGACGTGGTTGTTTTGATACAGATATTTATGACCTACTTTTGGATCCAAAGTCATTTTAAGTATGTGAAAAGACCTATCTATTAttttacagctttttaaaaatttcaagtaattAACTTGTAAACAATCATTGACACCTGAACCATATACCTTACATTATTGACAATCATCATTGTCTGTTTAAAGTAGCAAGACATAAAAAGACCTAAAACTGCTGGTGGAGTGAGGAGTCAGGTGGTGACTGGGAAAAATCTGACCACATTTTTCAGCACTTCTTTCTATAAGTTCAGCTTGTATACTCAATACAAAATCTAATGCTATGATATGATAATTTTAGGATTTTGTTATTAATATCTTAGTCCTCATTTAGCACATATCATTTCTGTGTATTGAATCACTTCTAATTATCTTCTGATCATATATCTCTCTTTTGCATAAAATGGACTTGGCCATTCTCATTATTCATGAATTCTTAATGGAGATGTATGTAAAAAGGCCCAGTGGACAGAGGAATACAAATGATTATCAAGCACTGATAGAGAactcattatgtgccaggcacttttctgagCACTTTATAGATATTAACTCAAGTGACCTACACAATAGCTCTAGGAAGTAGGTAGTATTACCATATCCATTTGAGAGTCacagaaactgaagcacagggtGTGGAAATAATTTAACCAAGGTCACTCAGATAATAAatggtggagtcaggattcaaataaactcattatgTCTTCAGAATATATTCTTATAAACACAATGCTTCCTTTATATTAAGTTCATCCTGAGTAGATAGGAAATGGAAAGGGGGACAGAAGGGACGCCTGGTAAATAGACAGAAACCCTTATTAAAATAGACAACTGAAGCAGTAAGTTCATTTCAAAATTAAGATGGTCCAAATCTACTGCACGGTACACATTAATCCTATTGATGACagaaatgtatattgcaaacaaacaaacgaacaaacaaacaaacacttttgCTGAGCATAATACCTTTCAAGATCCTTGGTGTGATCCAGTTTAAGCTCTATGCCCCAAGAAACTTTCAAACCAGCATTTTCTACTCACCTTAGTGGAGAATCTGCTTTCACTTCCTACCATTTTAATCCTGATTGGTTGTTGGACAACgtatttaagtgtttttctacTCTCTGGAGACTCATTTAATCTCATTCAAGGATTAAAAAACTGTATGTAATTACCTAAGGGAGAGTGTTCTGGATTTCTGTTAATTATTCTTGGAATGTCTCATTAggaaaagtcaaaaatattttgtgcctGGGtctaactgaataaataaattaggtaGTATCACTAAACTCTGAAAATCATAAATATGCCTTTGTCAGCATCTCAGTTACACTATTTCATGCACATATTAGGTATAtgacacacatatacacacacacacaaaatgtagtAGTAAATgaaattgactttttaataaaagagtATGCAACATTTGATAATATAACATCATTTAACCaaggatatttttgctgaatataaaattataaatgacatAAGACAATGTCTCATGACTTGTATTGTACCTGCCACTAAATCAGTTGTAAatcttttctttatctgttaataaagtatttttcatctctatctGTTTTTAGGGATTTCTCTTTACCACTGGTCTTTAGAAATTTAATTGTGATATGTTTTGGTAtaatttcctttgtgtttattttgcttagaattaCCTTAGCTTCTTTTATCTTTGGGActataggttttttttaaaaaaactaaatttggttgtctattttgtttgttgctttcaattttatatctcacACATatgagcaaataaacaaacagaaactcagacACAACAgtaatagtggttaccagacagaaagggaaaaaggggAGATAGAAAGAgtaaaggggaccaaatatatggtgacagaggaATTTGACTTTGGGTCAAAACACAAATGGGTCAAAGCACACAATGAAACaaacatgatgtattatagaattgtgcacttgaaacctatataattttattaaccaatgtcaccacaataaatttaataaaaaaaataaatttgaaaaaaaaaattggccagCATTTCTTCCAATAGTTTTCCTGCCTCACATAGTCTCTGCTTTCAACTTGGACCTACCTTTCAATGTACAGTATGTATCTTGTTATCATTCTACAGATCACTGAGAGTATTTTTATggcatttatttagtattttagtTTCTCTCTGGCTTCACTTTGGGTAGCCTCTATTGTGATATGTTTAAGTACAATTGCTGCTGCCATCACAAGGTTCATGTGCCTGGTGCTTCAAAAGGGCCAATATTCAATaagtcagagtttggagtaaTGAAAGGTTTATTGATCAAGAAAGCACcgacctgaaacctatgtaactttactaacaattgtcaccccaataaactttaattaaaaaaaaaaagaaaaggaaaggaaagaaaagaaagcaccaACCCGAGACGATGTGAGCTTTCAATCGTTTCTCAAATCCATCTTTAGAGCGCCCCAAGTTCCGGTGCCCTATATATTCAGGGAAAGGATAATGGGAAGGACAAGAGGTGGGAACCAAGAAAGAGCTCAAAATCTTCAAATTTCGTTATTCCTGATCGGTCTGAGTCGGGTCCTGAGGTTCCTGTAAATCTTTGATAGACAGCCATTGTTTTTCACACATTTCCCCACTTCCTTCTGACAAGGGGCTGTTTTGCAAAACACTCAAGCTTCAAGCAGAATTCCTGTAGTCAATTAGTATATCTATAGTAGGAGCTATTAACCTAAgtcagaggcagagagagcaagCATTTCATTGTTacattatcatttctttttcagtgtatAATCCGCTACAACTctcattcaaaacatttttgtttgtatataatattgtattttaatttctagaagtcccatttggttattttttaatctttcatttgtcTCCTCAAAATGTTAGTGTTTTTATTAAATCAGTCAGTATATTGAAATTGTTTTGTACTCATCTCAGCCTATCAGTATCAAATGTTGTGGCTGGACTggcccttgtggttcttattatgattgcAATATGCCCTTAAACAATAACCAACAGGAAACTTTAACAATATACAGGTTTATTACAAGACCTGGAAATTAAATAGCACATCTGGGGCCACACAGTGAGGTTGCAAGTATAGACAGCATGCAGAGTTTTGGGTTCTGCTTTTGTTGGGCTCTAGGGTGGAGCCTAGGGTCCCCTGTGTTCattctttattggtgaatttaaaacataagagcgAGAATTTAAAGCTCGagaagagcaaacaaacaaagtagCCCAAATGGTCAGTTATTGAAATCATCCAAGATGTCCAAAACAAAGAAGCCTCAGTGGGAGGAGGGGGCCAGGCTCTTTATCTAGTCGTGTGGCTGGCAATGTGTTTATTCAAGATAGCAGtctttgaagtggatgcctcTTTGGAATGGATGCTTTGGCAATCAGAATTAATTCAAGGActtgcattacaaaaagaaataaaaaacaaacacaaatgtcaGGGATTACActatgaacatatttataatatgttttcaagtcttttgcctGATAATTCTATTATCACTGTTATTTCAAGATCTGTGTTAATTATCTCCTGGGTGGGGTCACATGTTCCTGCTTTTACATATGTCTAGTATTTGTGATTGGATGTGGaatattgtgaattttatgttaatgaatgctgtaacatttttttgttttcctaaaacaatctaaaatgttttaaacaaggATCAGATGGCTCATATTGAGGCTTATTTTCAACTATATGAGTAGGAGTATAAAGTAGCTTTTATCTCTGTGATCTCTCCTGGATGCCCAGGTGTCAAAGGAGGACTCTCTATTCTCTAGATTTTGGAACTCTAATGTCTCCCTGCCCCGTGTAATATCTGGAGTTGCTCAGCTTACAATTATCCAATCATTCTTTTAACAGTTTTGTGAAATTTCACTGTATGCATGACCAAGTTAGCATTCATCCACAAACTCAAGAACACCTTataatggaggaaaaaatgaGCAACAAGAAAAAGAGATGATGTATGGGAAACAAATAGCAACATGCCAGAAGTACATCTTTGATActtgtaattactttaaatgtaaatgaattaaataatccAAAGGCAGAGATTTGCagaatagctttaaaaaaatcatgatccaactatatgctgtctgcaagagactcactttgtTTTAACTATTGTTTtagatttagaaaatagaaaacaagattGAAAAGACACCCTccctaaaaattaataataataaaaagacagaaacaaacacagtttACTAAGTGTTTTACTAAGAATTTAATAAGTGTTTCAACTGGGGTAAATGTCAGATTCTATGGGATTACTAAAAGAAACATTGAATCAAAACCAAGAAATCCTAAAGAGGGAGTATCATTCAATTGAGATCTAAAATATGTGGATTAATTTGGCTgaatataagggaaaaaaacctaTTTGTGCATTATAATTATTCTTTGCTCTGGagttaaaaaagaatgtaattatACCTATTAGAAATATTAAGTGACATTTAGGTTATTAGAACAATATTCCGCATTGAATATTAAATACAAAGTTTGCAGTGATTCTTAAAGACCCTGTGGAaagtattttttacttctttgttccTAAAATTGTAGATCAAGGGATTAAGCATGGGGATCACTAAAGTGTAAAAAACAGAGGCCATTTTATCAGTATCAAAGGAGTGAGTGGATATGGGCTGTGTGTACATAAATAGTAGAGACCCATAGAATACAACCACCACTATCAAATGAGAGCCACATGTAGAAAAAGCTTTTTTCCTGCCCTCTGCAGAATGCATTCAAAA from Rhinolophus ferrumequinum isolate MPI-CBG mRhiFer1 chromosome 11, mRhiFer1_v1.p, whole genome shotgun sequence encodes the following:
- the LOC117030687 gene encoding olfactory receptor 8K1, producing MEKHNHTAVTQVTEFILMGITDNPGLQAPLFGIFLVIYLVTVMGNLGMVILTHLDSKLHTPMYFFLRHLSISDLGYSTVIGPKMMVNFVVHKNTISYNWCATQLALFEIFIITELFILSAMAYDRYVAICKPLLYVVVMAEKVCWVLILTPYIYSTFVSLFLTIKLFKLTFCGSNIISYFYCDCLPLISMLCSDTHELELIILIFSGCNLLSSLLIVLVSYIFIFVAILRMNSTEGRYKAFSTCSSHLTVVVVFYGTLLFIYLQPKSSHTFAIDKMASVFYTLVIPMLNPLIYSLRNKEVKDALRRTLTNRCKISA